One genomic region from Solidesulfovibrio fructosivorans JJ] encodes:
- a CDS encoding ATP-binding protein, translating into MIPSQIATALETLFPIRQPAFLWGPPGVGKSRIVAQTAARLDLPLTDIRAVLLDPVDLRGLPHIGDDGRTHWRAPAFLPREGRGVLFLDELNAAPPLVQAACYQLILDRSLGEYRLPDGWTVIAAGNRDQDRAVTHRMPTALANRFVHLDVAPDLDDWVTWAKTADIAPEVVAFLRFRPSLLHDFDPSRETRSFPSPRSWEFVSNMLGATRDGRICRELFAGAIGEGAAVEFAGFLSLWRKLPDTDAVLAAPDDAPAPSEPAAVYAICEALGRRATPETMPALTRYAARLPMEFGVLLMRDAVRADSATARTEAFAAWARDNAEVFA; encoded by the coding sequence GTGATCCCTTCCCAGATCGCCACCGCCCTTGAAACCCTCTTTCCCATCCGTCAGCCAGCATTCCTCTGGGGACCGCCGGGCGTCGGCAAAAGCCGGATCGTGGCCCAGACCGCCGCCCGGCTGGACCTGCCCCTAACCGACATCAGGGCCGTGCTCCTCGATCCCGTGGACCTGCGCGGCCTGCCCCATATCGGCGATGACGGCCGCACCCACTGGCGCGCGCCGGCCTTTCTGCCGCGCGAGGGTCGCGGCGTACTCTTTCTCGACGAACTCAACGCCGCCCCGCCCCTGGTCCAGGCCGCCTGCTACCAGCTCATCCTGGACCGCTCTCTCGGCGAATACCGCCTGCCGGACGGCTGGACCGTCATCGCCGCCGGCAACCGCGATCAGGACCGGGCCGTCACCCACCGCATGCCCACGGCCCTGGCCAACCGCTTCGTGCATCTGGACGTCGCGCCGGATCTCGACGACTGGGTAACCTGGGCCAAAACGGCAGACATTGCTCCCGAGGTCGTCGCTTTTTTGCGCTTTCGCCCAAGCCTGCTCCACGATTTCGATCCTTCCCGGGAAACACGCTCGTTCCCCTCGCCACGCTCCTGGGAATTTGTCTCGAACATGCTGGGGGCCACACGCGACGGACGGATTTGTCGGGAGCTTTTCGCCGGCGCCATCGGCGAGGGCGCTGCGGTGGAATTCGCGGGATTCCTTTCCCTGTGGCGAAAACTGCCGGACACCGACGCCGTGCTGGCCGCGCCGGACGACGCGCCGGCCCCGTCCGAACCAGCGGCGGTCTATGCCATCTGCGAGGCGCTGGGACGTCGGGCCACACCCGAAACCATGCCGGCGCTCACCCGCTACGCCGCCCGGCTGCCGATGGAATTCGGCGTGCTGCTCATGCGCGACGCGGTGCGCGCCGATAGCGCCACAGCCCGTACCGAGGCCTTCGCCGCCTGGGCCCGGGACAACGCCGAGGTATTCGCATGA
- a CDS encoding alpha/beta fold hydrolase, with the protein MLRVRRPAILAAMSHIRSRSGRHAALLLALVGVLLLCAASPLAAKSRPDFTVANLPTRLARVGDGVIAYKTIGSGPPLLLLTGYACSMDSWDGTLVGDLAAGRRLILCDYPGVGRSTALAAPLTLRGLADVAAGLLTALAIPKADVLGWSMGAVAALELALAHPGRVGKVACLGAAFSPETVVKSVARLSAMTPEAFRDSLFPQSWRDAHPEAFSRLPRQTTPIPAATLAGERQALASWPGFAGRLRSLETPVLLVVGDEDWVTPPGESAALARQLPRGRLVRMKNAGHWLQYQDPAELARLIGWFLKGRPAAP; encoded by the coding sequence TTGTTGCGCGTACGCCGGCCTGCTATCCTCGCCGCCATGTCCCATATCCGATCCCGATCCGGCCGCCATGCGGCCCTGCTCCTGGCGCTTGTGGGCGTGCTTTTGTTGTGCGCCGCTTCACCGCTTGCCGCCAAGTCCCGGCCGGATTTCACCGTGGCCAACCTGCCGACCCGGCTGGCCCGGGTCGGGGACGGCGTCATCGCCTACAAGACCATAGGCAGCGGGCCGCCGCTGCTCCTTTTGACCGGCTACGCCTGTTCCATGGACAGCTGGGACGGGACCCTCGTTGGCGATCTGGCCGCCGGACGACGGCTGATCCTGTGCGATTACCCGGGCGTCGGGCGCTCCACCGCCCTGGCCGCGCCGCTCACCCTGCGCGGTCTGGCCGACGTTGCCGCCGGACTCCTCACCGCCCTGGCCATCCCCAAGGCGGATGTCCTCGGCTGGTCCATGGGCGCGGTCGCCGCCCTGGAGCTGGCCCTTGCCCACCCGGGCCGCGTGGGCAAAGTGGCCTGCCTCGGCGCGGCCTTTTCCCCGGAGACGGTGGTAAAATCGGTTGCGCGCCTAAGCGCCATGACGCCCGAGGCCTTTCGGGACAGCCTTTTTCCCCAATCCTGGCGGGACGCACATCCCGAAGCGTTTTCCCGCCTGCCCCGCCAAACAACCCCGATTCCGGCCGCGACCCTGGCCGGGGAGCGCCAGGCCCTGGCGTCCTGGCCCGGATTCGCCGGCCGGCTGCGAAGCCTCGAAACGCCGGTATTGCTGGTGGTGGGCGACGAGGACTGGGTCACGCCGCCCGGGGAAAGCGCCGCCCTGGCCCGGCAACTTCCCCGCGGCCGCCTCGTGCGCATGAAAAACGCCGGGCACTGGCTCCAATACCAGGACCCGGCGGAACTGGCCCGGCTTATCGGCTGGTTCCTCAAAGGACGCCCGGCCGCCCCTTGA
- a CDS encoding type II toxin-antitoxin system HicA family toxin, with product MTPASFPSHFQAMSPSPTPSPTPLPAIKLNSVRLRTWQALFVVPPRSDIAWNEVIALIRAFGGQELHHRQKTAGSRVRFLLGGVKGFFHRPHPENVLGKGCAADVREFLIRAGMAAQDQETA from the coding sequence TTGACGCCGGCCAGCTTCCCAAGCCATTTTCAGGCCATGTCTCCCAGCCCGACGCCGTCCCCGACGCCGCTTCCCGCCATCAAGCTCAACAGCGTGCGGCTGCGCACCTGGCAGGCGCTTTTCGTCGTCCCGCCGCGAAGCGACATCGCCTGGAACGAGGTCATCGCGCTGATACGGGCCTTCGGCGGCCAGGAGCTGCACCACCGCCAGAAAACCGCCGGTTCGCGCGTCCGTTTCCTGCTCGGCGGGGTCAAGGGCTTTTTCCACCGCCCCCATCCCGAAAACGTGCTCGGCAAGGGCTGCGCCGCCGATGTCCGGGAATTCCTCATCCGGGCCGGCATGGCCGCGCAAGATCAGGAGACCGCATGA
- a CDS encoding vWA domain-containing protein → MNGPDPVSRAIARARMELVLGHPFFGAMVLQLLMREDTDCPDLWTDGVTLGYNPNTLAGCDEEEIAAMLAHEVLHLACEHHLRRGRRDPGLWNKACDLAINGLLVESGFTLPRGYAFDAAHAGRPAEAIYATLSGEMEERPGGKGDQGGKKKDASAEDADGGGQGDTPFAGPNRLRQAEAGNAKDTAARKKRQSASGPKDGRDKRPDGKPTQSVGEVRDHPGLRGEPSESARRELTAALRQDVAQSLRAAADMGNLSAHLARVLGDLARPKLPWGLILRRFVMARAVNDYTWSPPNRRHIHAGLYLPSPRSQTLGDVVLAIDTSGSVGDALLAAFCAELAAILDACDARLLVYFCDAAAHGPQVFTRHDPPPLLAPKGGGGTDYRPVFAKVAGEGLRPACLVYLTDFECDRFPEEPAYPVLWAVPETATRRPPFGEVLKLPR, encoded by the coding sequence ATGAACGGCCCGGACCCGGTATCGCGCGCGATCGCCAGAGCCAGGATGGAGCTCGTGCTCGGCCATCCCTTTTTCGGGGCCATGGTCCTCCAGCTCCTCATGCGCGAGGATACGGACTGCCCCGACCTTTGGACCGACGGCGTGACGCTCGGCTACAACCCCAACACGTTGGCCGGCTGCGACGAGGAGGAAATCGCGGCCATGCTCGCCCACGAGGTGCTGCATCTGGCCTGCGAACATCATCTGCGACGCGGCCGCCGCGATCCGGGCCTGTGGAACAAGGCCTGCGACTTGGCCATAAACGGCTTGCTCGTGGAGTCCGGCTTCACCCTTCCCCGGGGCTATGCCTTCGATGCGGCCCATGCCGGCCGCCCCGCTGAAGCCATCTACGCCACACTTTCCGGCGAGATGGAGGAACGCCCTGGCGGTAAAGGCGACCAAGGGGGCAAGAAAAAGGATGCTTCGGCCGAAGATGCCGACGGCGGTGGCCAGGGAGATACGCCCTTTGCCGGGCCAAACCGCCTGCGCCAGGCCGAAGCCGGAAACGCCAAGGATACGGCCGCCCGGAAAAAACGCCAATCCGCCTCGGGTCCCAAGGACGGGCGGGACAAACGCCCCGACGGCAAGCCGACGCAAAGCGTCGGCGAGGTGCGAGACCACCCGGGACTGCGCGGCGAACCGAGCGAAAGCGCGCGGCGCGAACTGACCGCCGCCCTGCGCCAGGATGTCGCCCAATCGCTTCGCGCCGCCGCCGACATGGGAAACCTCTCGGCCCATCTGGCCCGGGTACTGGGCGATCTGGCCCGGCCCAAGCTCCCCTGGGGCCTCATCCTGCGCCGGTTCGTCATGGCCCGGGCGGTCAACGACTACACCTGGTCCCCGCCCAACCGCCGCCACATCCATGCCGGGCTGTACCTGCCCTCGCCGCGGAGCCAGACGCTCGGCGACGTGGTGCTGGCCATCGACACGTCCGGATCCGTCGGCGATGCGCTCCTGGCCGCCTTTTGCGCCGAGCTGGCCGCCATTTTGGACGCCTGCGACGCCCGGCTCCTGGTCTATTTCTGCGACGCCGCCGCCCACGGCCCCCAGGTTTTCACCCGGCACGATCCTCCGCCGCTCCTTGCCCCCAAGGGCGGCGGGGGCACGGATTACCGGCCGGTATTCGCCAAGGTCGCGGGGGAAGGGCTGCGGCCGGCCTGCCTTGTCTACCTGACGGATTTCGAATGCGACCGCTTTCCCGAGGAGCCGGCCTATCCGGTGCTGTGGGCGGTGCCGGAAACGGCAACGCGCCGCCCCCCATTCGGCGAAGTTCTCAAACTGCCCCGTTAA